Within Chloroflexota bacterium, the genomic segment GTGGGGGCACATTGTGGTGCTGAAAGGCGCGGGCACCGTGGTCGCCAGCCCCGACGGCCAGACGGCGGTCATTCCGGTAGCCACACCGGCGTTAGCGCGCGCGGGCAGCGGCGACGTGCTCGCGGGCATGGTGGTGGGGCTGCTGGCGCAAGGGCTGTCGCCGTGGGAAGCCGCCGTTGCCGGGGCCTGGCTACATGCCCAGGCCGGGCTTTTCGCGTGGGAAAACACAGGCACCACGGCAAGCGTGCTGGCGCGGGAAGTCGCCGACGCCCTGCCGCGCGTGTTCAACGCCATCGGTTACGGCTAATCGCCGCGATCAGGCTTTGCCCTCTTGAGCAGCGAGGCGCCCTTGGGAAGAAAGGCGCCTCGCTGCGTTCCCATGAAAAAACTGCTGCCCGTTTATTCCCATTGCACTGTCACGCCCAGCAAACCAGGGCCGAAGTGCACGGCCAAAGCCGGGCCAAAATCCACCACCAACGGGTCGCCCTCAAAGCCCAGCGCCGCAGCGGCTTCCGGCGCCCAGGCGCGCGCCTTGGCCTCGATGCCACCATGCACCACCGCCATCCGCTTGACGGGGCTTTCCCCCTTAGCCGCCTGCAGCAACGCCAACACTCGCTTCAACGCGCCGCGGTAAGTGCGCTCGGTGGCCACAGCCTTGGGCACGCCATCCAGCAAGCCGACAATTGGCTTCACCTGCACCGCGGCCTGGGCAGCGGCCTCCGCCCCCTGGGTACGGCCTGAGGCCGTCAGGTGCTCCACTTCGGTCACCGTGAAAAACAAACGGGAATGCGCTTTGACCGCCGCGATGGCCGCCAGGGCTTCTTCGAGGCCGCCGCCCGCTCGCACGGCTTCCACGGCCTCGATGAGCATGAAGCCCATCTGCATCGAGGTTGTTTCGCTATCCACCACGTGTACCCGAATGCGGTCAGAGACCATCTGCGCGGCCAGTTCCGCCGATTGGCAGGTGCCCGAAGCCTTGGCCGTGACATGGATGGAGATCACGTCGGTGTAACCTTCCTCAGCCAGGCGTGCGTACACCCGCCGGAAGTCCTCCGGCGAAGGCTGCGAGGTCGTCGGCATGTTGCCGGTTTCCTGCTTGAAGGTTTGCAGCCGACGATAGAACTCGTCTGGCGCGATCTCCTCATAATCCTTCAGGGCTGTTTCCCCAAACATCACATACACGGGAACGACCTCAATGCCATAAGCAGCGGCCATTTCCGGTGGCATATTGACGGTGCTATCGGTTACAAATGCAATAGTCATGGGTTTCTCCTTCCAAAGGGTCTGCAAAGAAAAACACCGCATCCCGTCAAGAGATGCGGTGCCTATGCGCTTCCTGCGTCCTGAGCAACCGTTGCACTTATGCCTGGGCAGGCTTGGTCGCAACGACATCGGCCATGCCGCTGGTGGTCACGACTTCCACCCTGGCTTCCGGGGGCAAAAACGCCGCAATTTGCTGCGGCAACAAGAAGTGCGAGCGCATCAAAAGCACCTTCTCGCCCAACGCCAAGGCCTTGACCAGGGGCAAGTTGAAATCAGGCTCTTCAATGACCAGGCGCCCACCGGGCGCCAGCACGCGCCAGAGTTCTCGCACGCTGGCTTCCTGCTCGAAAACGTGGTGCAGGGCATCAACCATCACAATGCGGTCGAATGTACCATCAGGGAAAGGCAATTGCTCGGTAAGGGCTGCGGCGGCCTGCAAGCCCTCCTTTTCCAGGGCATAGCGCAACATGCCCACCGAGAGATCAGCCACCACCACCTGCCGCGCCGGCTTCAAGAACTGCGCCACCCGCCCGGTGCCGCCGCCGGCATCCAACACGCGATGCTCGGGAGCCAGTTGCAGCACTTCCAGCAAATGGTGCGGGTCTTGCGGGTGAATCAGGCGCTCGTACCAGGGGGCAATGAGGTCAAAATGGAAATCCGCGCCGTAATGCGAGGCCCGCCAGCGCCACAGCAACGCCCCCCCAAGCGCCGCCGCGAAATCAATTAGCAAGACGCCCCACCACACACCGAGGCTGCCCAACCAAACCGCCCGCAACATCAGTTGGGCACCGCCCAACATCGCTGTCGCCAGCAAAGCCGTGCCATATCCCAAGCGGCCACTACCCAGATAACCCACGCCGAAATAGAGCGCCGCCTGAAGCAGGAAAGCCAGCCCCACGGCCCGCGGCGCTGCCCGGCCCCACAGCGCAGGCAGAGGCAGCAACGCCAGTAAGAACCAAAGCACCGTCAACCACCATGATGGTTTCCGCACGGCTACCCCCACGGTAAGGCTTGAGCGGCAATCTTGCGATGGACTTCGCGCGCCAGCAAGGTATCATCGAGGGCGCGATGGCTGTTGGGGATGGGAATGCGCAACTCCCGCCCCACTTGCTCTAACCGCCAGCGTCGCAGGCTGCCATCGGGCGCGCGCTGGCCCTTGAACTCGGAATAGAGCATCAGCAAATCGCCGAACTCCGCCCCTGGCACTTCAAAAGCCATGCCATAGCGGGCGGCGGTTTGCTGCATCAGGCGCACGTC encodes:
- a CDS encoding DegV family protein, translated to MSLRPSLPRHKCNGCSGRRKRIGTASLDGMRCFSLQTLWKEKPMTIAFVTDSTVNMPPEMAAAYGIEVVPVYVMFGETALKDYEEIAPDEFYRRLQTFKQETGNMPTTSQPSPEDFRRVYARLAEEGYTDVISIHVTAKASGTCQSAELAAQMVSDRIRVHVVDSETTSMQMGFMLIEAVEAVRAGGGLEEALAAIAAVKAHSRLFFTVTEVEHLTASGRTQGAEAAAQAAVQVKPIVGLLDGVPKAVATERTYRGALKRVLALLQAAKGESPVKRMAVVHGGIEAKARAWAPEAAAALGFEGDPLVVDFGPALAVHFGPGLLGVTVQWE
- a CDS encoding methyltransferase domain-containing protein, which gives rise to MRKPSWWLTVLWFLLALLPLPALWGRAAPRAVGLAFLLQAALYFGVGYLGSGRLGYGTALLATAMLGGAQLMLRAVWLGSLGVWWGVLLIDFAAALGGALLWRWRASHYGADFHFDLIAPWYERLIHPQDPHHLLEVLQLAPEHRVLDAGGGTGRVAQFLKPARQVVVADLSVGMLRYALEKEGLQAAAALTEQLPFPDGTFDRIVMVDALHHVFEQEASVRELWRVLAPGGRLVIEEPDFNLPLVKALALGEKVLLMRSHFLLPQQIAAFLPPEARVEVVTTSGMADVVATKPAQA